A genome region from Panacibacter microcysteis includes the following:
- the moaC gene encoding cyclic pyranopterin monophosphate synthase MoaC → MSDFTHIDEKGKVKMVDVGEKVISLRVAKAQSIVYLPQEVLVKMVDGDIQTKKGSVFQTAVIAGIMAAKKTGELIPLCHPLGLEKCDISIHVNESNELVIECVTGISAKTGVEMEALTGASVAALTVYDMCKALSHDIVIKETKLMEKTGGKNDFKRS, encoded by the coding sequence ATGAGCGATTTTACACATATTGACGAGAAGGGTAAAGTAAAGATGGTTGACGTGGGTGAAAAAGTTATTTCATTACGCGTGGCAAAGGCGCAGAGCATCGTGTATCTGCCACAGGAAGTGCTTGTGAAAATGGTTGATGGCGATATACAAACGAAGAAAGGATCTGTATTTCAGACAGCGGTTATTGCAGGCATTATGGCTGCAAAGAAAACCGGTGAACTGATTCCTTTGTGCCACCCGCTGGGACTTGAAAAATGCGACATCAGTATTCACGTGAATGAGTCAAACGAATTAGTGATCGAGTGCGTAACAGGTATTAGCGCAAAGACTGGTGTGGAAATGGAAGCATTGACGGGCGCAAGTGTTGCAGCACTAACGGTTTACGATATGTGTAAGGCATTGAGCCATGATATTGTGATTAAGGAAACAAAGCTCATGGAAAAAACAGGAGGGAAGAATGATTTCAAAAGATCATAA
- a CDS encoding NTP transferase domain-containing protein, producing MISKDHKKHAAIARPAIGNFNRNEYAVLGTTCANVQALCNTIIKALSAKYKCAYADADHKDKIAALQSQQSFIEYTDKISYKEFRYQQEPDKFQLRQLFNDADLVLVNGNHYEAAKQIVVIDKMKEASLLKRVSQLSNVQLILLHENADGIFDFIKEAVPHWQQLPLLALKEAQNITEFFEKQQEKNKPLLKGLVLAGGRSERMGFDKTVIAWHGKEQRTYMADLMRPVCNSVFISCRQEQVENVNSYPAIADSFTGLGPFGAILSAFREDPDAAWLVVASDLPLLDSDMLNYLVQYRDASKVATTFESPHDGFPEPLITIWEPKAYPLLLSFLGQGYSCPRKVLRNADIKMIKAPQPLKLMNVNTEAELLEAKKVMDNKTALT from the coding sequence ATGATTTCAAAAGATCATAAAAAGCATGCAGCTATTGCAAGGCCGGCCATCGGAAACTTTAACCGTAATGAGTATGCTGTTTTGGGCACAACCTGCGCAAACGTGCAGGCATTATGTAATACAATTATAAAGGCGCTTTCTGCAAAATACAAGTGTGCCTACGCAGATGCAGACCATAAAGACAAAATTGCTGCACTGCAGTCTCAACAAAGTTTTATAGAGTATACAGACAAGATTTCGTATAAAGAATTTCGCTACCAGCAGGAGCCGGACAAGTTTCAGCTACGCCAATTGTTTAATGATGCTGATCTTGTACTTGTAAACGGGAACCACTACGAAGCTGCAAAACAGATAGTGGTGATTGATAAGATGAAAGAGGCGTCGTTACTGAAGCGTGTATCTCAATTAAGCAATGTACAACTGATACTGCTGCATGAAAACGCCGATGGCATTTTCGATTTTATAAAAGAAGCTGTTCCCCACTGGCAGCAACTGCCTTTACTGGCTCTGAAAGAAGCGCAAAACATTACTGAATTTTTCGAAAAGCAACAGGAAAAAAATAAACCGTTGTTAAAGGGCCTGGTGCTGGCAGGTGGCAGGAGTGAGCGAATGGGATTCGACAAAACCGTGATAGCATGGCATGGAAAGGAACAACGAACCTATATGGCGGACCTGATGCGGCCTGTTTGCAACAGTGTTTTTATTTCATGCCGGCAGGAGCAGGTTGAGAACGTGAACAGCTATCCTGCCATTGCCGATAGCTTTACAGGTCTCGGACCCTTTGGTGCGATACTTTCTGCCTTTCGGGAAGATCCCGATGCTGCCTGGCTGGTGGTAGCTTCAGACCTTCCGTTGCTGGATAGTGATATGTTGAATTACCTCGTTCAGTACAGGGACGCTTCAAAGGTTGCCACCACATTTGAAAGTCCGCACGATGGTTTTCCTGAACCATTGATTACCATTTGGGAGCCCAAAGCTTACCCGCTATTGTTGTCGTTTCTTGGCCAGGGTTATTCATGCCCGAGAAAAGTACTGCGTAATGCCGATATAAAAATGATCAAGGCACCGCAACCGCTAAAGCTGATGAATGTAAACACAGAAGCCGAATTGCTGGAAGCAAAAAAAGTAATGGACAATAAAACTGCACTTACCTGA
- a CDS encoding ThiF family adenylyltransferase, with translation MNAELLRYSCQINLPGFTETAQQKLKDASVLIVGAGGLGCPSAQYLAAAGVGRIFIADDDVVSIGNLHRQILYTPGEVGKKKAVIAAAKLQQQNPQVVITPLDVRITSDNAAAIISNVDIVLDGTDNFDTRYLLNDACVILHKPLVYGAIYQYEGQVAVWNVLNADGTRTPHYRDVFPEVDAAQIPNCAEGGVIPTLAGIIGCMQANEAIKFITGTGEILAGKILVFDAQSMQSRVIKIGNTSKTFVNELPETFMVPLISIAAAKTAIDTETHLLIDVRTQEERDKFTIGGLHFPVAILDDRITEIPQDKPIIFYCQSGKRSAEAVKKMKKQAGACEVYSLDGGMKAWMENL, from the coding sequence ATGAATGCAGAACTGCTAAGATATAGCTGCCAGATAAACCTGCCTGGTTTTACAGAAACCGCGCAGCAAAAACTTAAGGATGCAAGCGTGTTGATTGTTGGTGCAGGCGGCCTGGGTTGCCCTTCTGCACAGTACCTTGCTGCTGCCGGTGTGGGTCGTATTTTTATTGCCGATGATGACGTGGTTTCTATTGGTAACCTGCACAGGCAAATTTTATATACACCCGGAGAGGTAGGAAAAAAGAAAGCCGTCATTGCAGCGGCAAAATTGCAGCAACAAAATCCACAGGTAGTTATTACTCCGCTGGATGTACGTATCACTTCTGATAATGCGGCAGCAATCATCAGCAATGTTGATATTGTATTGGATGGTACAGATAATTTCGATACCCGCTACCTGCTCAACGATGCCTGCGTTATCTTACACAAGCCACTTGTTTATGGAGCCATTTATCAGTATGAAGGACAGGTTGCTGTGTGGAATGTGCTCAATGCAGATGGCACACGCACGCCACACTACAGGGACGTGTTTCCTGAAGTGGATGCAGCGCAGATACCAAATTGTGCTGAAGGCGGTGTTATACCAACGCTGGCAGGTATTATTGGTTGTATGCAGGCCAACGAAGCAATAAAATTTATAACAGGAACAGGAGAAATACTGGCTGGCAAAATACTGGTATTTGATGCGCAGAGTATGCAGAGCCGTGTTATAAAAATTGGAAACACCAGTAAAACATTTGTAAACGAGTTACCCGAAACGTTTATGGTGCCCCTTATTTCGATAGCAGCAGCAAAAACAGCGATCGATACAGAAACGCACCTGTTGATTGATGTGCGCACACAGGAAGAACGAGATAAATTTACCATTGGAGGGTTGCATTTTCCGGTAGCTATACTGGATGACCGTATTACAGAAATTCCACAGGATAAACCCATCATTTTTTACTGCCAGTCAGGTAAAAGGAGTGCGGAAGCTGTAAAGAAAATGAAGAAGCAAGCTGGTGCATGTGAAGTTTATTCTCTGGATGGAGGTATGAAAGCATGGATGGAAAACTTATAA
- a CDS encoding acyltransferase family protein translates to MNEQPAVYFKGLHGLRFFAAFFVIIAHASTFITTSSHPNITDFRGWSLFDNGSRAVDFFFVLSGFLITSLLLQEHRSTGTISVKKFYIRRILRIWPLYYLVICIAFAIFPFLSAVFNLSADPGLGWPQLLLFLFMLPNTTFMFGPQVLLSPLWSIGVEEQFYLLIAPVIKFRKKRLAAIFFAVIVSKLILNLLADHFFAGTHVRSFLLGLRFEVISIGCLGALLLQSRYKRLLQPLFGYAMQALMFCILFSALFFNKELEHSSNSIVAALSFLLFSSIYNGVLMGIIFLYVLLCVSVNNKSFLNTEGKVLNKLGNISYGMYMFHVMTSFVVAAVMKHFFLHVSTWMATVMYYVLCVAGTMAVAFLSYTFFERRFLLLKKRFEQPHV, encoded by the coding sequence ATGAATGAACAACCTGCAGTATACTTTAAAGGACTACATGGCCTTCGGTTCTTTGCAGCGTTCTTTGTAATCATAGCTCATGCATCCACATTCATCACTACATCATCTCACCCAAACATTACAGATTTCAGAGGCTGGTCATTGTTTGATAATGGCAGCCGTGCAGTGGATTTCTTTTTTGTATTGAGCGGGTTTCTCATCACCTCCCTGTTATTGCAGGAGCACCGTAGTACCGGTACAATAAGTGTCAAAAAATTTTACATCAGAAGAATACTGCGCATATGGCCATTGTATTACCTGGTTATATGCATTGCCTTTGCCATTTTCCCATTTTTATCTGCAGTTTTTAATCTGTCAGCTGATCCTGGCCTGGGATGGCCACAGTTGTTATTGTTCCTGTTTATGTTGCCCAATACCACGTTTATGTTTGGCCCACAGGTGCTTCTCTCGCCGCTATGGTCTATTGGTGTTGAAGAACAGTTTTACCTGCTTATAGCGCCGGTAATAAAATTCAGAAAGAAAAGGCTTGCAGCTATTTTCTTTGCGGTTATCGTTAGCAAGCTTATACTCAACCTGCTTGCTGATCACTTTTTTGCAGGCACACATGTAAGAAGCTTTTTGCTTGGTCTTCGTTTTGAAGTGATCAGTATCGGTTGCCTGGGTGCATTGCTGCTGCAAAGCAGGTATAAACGTTTGCTACAGCCGCTCTTTGGTTATGCCATGCAGGCATTAATGTTCTGTATACTTTTCAGTGCCCTGTTTTTTAACAAAGAACTCGAACACTCGTCGAACAGTATAGTGGCAGCATTATCCTTCCTGTTATTCAGCAGTATTTACAATGGTGTTTTGATGGGCATAATTTTTTTATATGTACTGCTGTGCGTGTCTGTAAATAATAAAAGCTTCTTAAATACAGAGGGCAAAGTATTAAATAAACTCGGCAATATTTCCTACGGTATGTATATGTTTCATGTAATGACCTCCTTTGTGGTAGCGGCAGTAATGAAACATTTTTTCCTGCATGTTTCAACATGGATGGCAACGGTCATGTATTATGTACTTTGTGTTGCAGGTACAATGGCAGTGGCTTTTTTATCATATACTTTTTTTGAACGACGTTTTCTTTTGTTAAAAAAGCGTTTTGAGCAGCCACACGTATAA
- the dinB gene encoding DNA polymerase IV encodes MKKPQRYIAHFDLDSFFVSVEVLNNPELKDKPVIVGGSRERGVVAACSYAARKFGVHSAMPMKKALQLCPQAILVRGSRGDYSRYSRWVTEIIAAKAPLFEKASIDEFYIDLTGMDKYFDPYQWTIDLRQEIIAKTKLPISFGLSANKLVSKIATDEAKPNGYLFVQPGKEREFLAPLPVNKIPGVGESTHIALKELGIKLIGDITKHTADELEKKLGKWGRDLWQKAHGIHFGEVHAYHEAKSISTENTFESNTNNTDFLLSELVRMTERVGYELRQDEKLTGCIAVKIRYPDFETTSRQTTINYTLRDDELILAAKDLFHKLYRKGQPVRLLGVRLSELTNHAVQASLFDDGEKKNNLYKAIDDVKNKFGKTFIQKGRTVRKEKED; translated from the coding sequence ATGAAAAAGCCACAACGCTATATTGCTCACTTTGATCTTGATTCTTTTTTTGTAAGCGTTGAAGTATTGAATAACCCGGAACTGAAGGATAAACCTGTAATTGTAGGTGGCAGCCGGGAACGTGGTGTGGTAGCCGCATGCAGTTATGCGGCAAGAAAATTTGGTGTACACTCTGCTATGCCAATGAAAAAAGCTTTGCAGCTTTGCCCGCAGGCAATACTGGTGCGTGGTTCAAGAGGTGATTACAGCCGTTACTCTCGCTGGGTTACAGAAATTATTGCTGCTAAAGCACCACTGTTTGAAAAAGCCAGTATTGATGAGTTTTACATTGATCTTACAGGGATGGATAAATATTTCGACCCTTACCAGTGGACGATTGATTTAAGACAGGAAATTATTGCAAAGACCAAATTGCCCATTTCTTTTGGTTTGTCAGCCAATAAACTGGTTTCTAAAATTGCCACTGATGAAGCCAAGCCCAACGGCTACCTGTTTGTACAACCCGGTAAAGAACGGGAGTTCCTGGCGCCATTACCGGTAAATAAAATTCCGGGTGTGGGAGAGAGTACCCATATCGCTTTAAAAGAACTGGGTATAAAACTGATTGGGGACATTACGAAACATACCGCGGATGAACTTGAAAAAAAACTCGGTAAATGGGGCAGAGACCTCTGGCAAAAAGCCCATGGCATTCACTTTGGAGAAGTACATGCTTACCACGAAGCAAAATCAATTTCTACGGAAAATACCTTTGAGTCAAATACCAATAACACCGACTTTTTGCTGAGTGAACTGGTACGCATGACCGAGCGGGTGGGCTACGAGCTAAGGCAGGATGAAAAACTTACCGGTTGTATAGCGGTTAAGATCCGCTACCCGGATTTCGAAACAACTTCCAGGCAAACGACCATCAATTATACCTTGCGCGATGATGAGCTTATTCTTGCCGCCAAAGATCTCTTTCATAAACTTTACCGCAAAGGCCAGCCGGTACGGCTGCTGGGTGTGCGGTTAAGCGAGCTTACCAACCATGCCGTACAGGCAAGCCTTTTTGATGACGGTGAAAAGAAGAACAATCTTTACAAAGCCATTGATGATGTAAAGAACAAGTTTGGCAAAACATTTATTCAAAAAGGAAGAACGGTGCGCAAAGAGAAAGAAGACTGA
- a CDS encoding peroxiredoxin, with protein MSLRLGDEAPNFQAKTTAGDIDFYEYLGNSWGILFSHPADYTPVCTTELGRTALLNEEFAKRNVKVLAVSVDALDSHFGWVKDINETQHCDVTFPIIADEDRKVATLYDMIHPNASATATVRSLFVIGPDKKIKLTITYPASTGRNFHEVLRVIESLQLTAQHSVATPANWEHGEDVIVVPAVSTEDAIKKFPKGVKVVKPYLRYTPQPNID; from the coding sequence ATGAGTTTACGTTTAGGCGATGAAGCGCCAAATTTCCAGGCAAAAACAACAGCGGGTGATATAGACTTTTACGAATATCTTGGCAATAGCTGGGGCATTTTATTTTCTCACCCTGCAGACTATACGCCGGTTTGTACTACTGAGCTGGGCCGTACCGCGTTATTGAATGAAGAGTTTGCAAAGCGCAATGTAAAAGTGCTTGCGGTAAGTGTAGATGCACTCGACAGCCATTTTGGATGGGTGAAAGATATCAATGAAACACAGCATTGCGATGTAACGTTCCCGATCATTGCCGACGAAGACCGTAAGGTTGCTACGTTGTATGACATGATCCATCCCAATGCTTCTGCAACTGCTACAGTTCGTTCGTTATTTGTGATAGGTCCAGATAAAAAGATTAAATTAACCATTACATACCCGGCCTCTACCGGCCGCAATTTTCATGAGGTATTGCGTGTAATAGAATCATTGCAGTTAACCGCACAGCACAGCGTTGCAACGCCGGCTAACTGGGAGCATGGAGAGGATGTAATTGTTGTACCTGCGGTAAGCACAGAAGATGCCATCAAAAAGTTTCCCAAAGGTGTAAAAGTGGTTAAGCCATACCTGCGTTATACACCACAACCAAATATTGATTAA
- a CDS encoding glycoside hydrolase family 172 protein has translation MPTQRHTAVRKIILPVIIVLLFAGCKDQAASRHSGSLYEYDENVSTRWSSPENLNGVPGAGGKENNTAKGHAFDTIAAGAVYKLLDVKDMGIINRMWITINDRSPEMLRSLKLEMYWDGADKPAVSVPFGDFFGVGLGQTTAFQNVLFANAEGRSFQCFIQMPFKSGARIQVVNESSKTLGLFFFDVNYSLLKTWNNENMYFHAYWKRDTATKLGEDYEILPKVTGKGRFLGANIGVAANKAYRKSWFGEGEVKIYLDEDGAYPTLNGTGTEDYIGTGWGQGKFINNYAGCSVADDSLLQWAFYRYHIPDPVFFKTACRVTMQQIGGDATDSVAAYQQEGAAILPITTAGEKGFKMFYRKDSVARLSADSYKGWTNFYRSDDVSAVAYFYLDQPGSNLQALQPVAIRTTALRHR, from the coding sequence ATGCCCACTCAACGCCATACTGCTGTTCGTAAAATCATACTTCCCGTAATTATCGTGTTGCTTTTTGCAGGCTGTAAAGACCAGGCTGCAAGCCGGCATAGCGGAAGTTTATATGAGTATGATGAAAATGTAAGTACACGTTGGAGCAGCCCCGAAAACCTCAATGGTGTGCCTGGTGCAGGCGGCAAAGAAAACAACACAGCAAAGGGCCACGCGTTTGATACGATTGCTGCAGGCGCAGTATACAAATTGCTCGATGTAAAAGACATGGGCATCATCAATCGAATGTGGATCACGATCAATGACCGCAGCCCGGAAATGTTGCGCTCGTTAAAACTCGAAATGTATTGGGATGGCGCAGATAAGCCCGCCGTAAGTGTGCCTTTTGGCGATTTCTTTGGTGTTGGGCTGGGGCAAACAACCGCCTTCCAAAATGTATTATTTGCAAATGCAGAAGGCAGGTCTTTTCAGTGTTTTATACAAATGCCATTTAAAAGCGGCGCAAGAATTCAGGTGGTAAACGAATCGTCTAAAACATTAGGTCTTTTCTTTTTTGATGTTAATTACAGCCTGCTAAAAACATGGAACAATGAGAACATGTATTTTCATGCGTACTGGAAAAGAGATACCGCAACAAAGCTTGGAGAAGACTACGAAATACTGCCAAAAGTAACAGGTAAAGGTAGGTTTCTTGGTGCCAATATCGGCGTTGCGGCCAATAAAGCTTACCGCAAATCCTGGTTTGGCGAAGGGGAAGTAAAAATTTACCTCGATGAAGATGGCGCATATCCAACACTCAACGGTACAGGCACAGAAGATTATATTGGAACAGGCTGGGGGCAGGGTAAGTTTATCAACAATTACGCAGGCTGCAGTGTGGCAGATGATTCATTGCTGCAATGGGCATTTTACCGTTACCATATTCCAGACCCCGTATTTTTTAAAACTGCCTGTCGCGTAACCATGCAGCAGATTGGTGGCGATGCAACGGACAGCGTGGCCGCTTACCAGCAGGAAGGCGCCGCCATTTTACCCATTACAACAGCCGGGGAAAAAGGCTTTAAAATGTTTTACCGGAAAGATAGTGTGGCAAGATTGTCTGCAGACTCGTATAAAGGCTGGACGAATTTCTACCGCTCAGATGATGTTTCTGCGGTTGCATATTTTTACCTGGATCAACCAGGCAGCAACCTGCAGGCTCTACAACCTGTTGCCATACGTACCACTGCCCTAAGGCACCGTTGA
- a CDS encoding GntR family transcriptional regulator, with the protein MASENIYRLIAIDEYAVTPKYLQLTNSIIKAIEEKKLLKDYVLPSINDLSFELDISRDTAEKAYRHLKKLGIIGSVPGKGYFILKTDVQQPIKIFLLFNKLSTHKKIIYDAFVESIGEDAVIDFYIYNNDFALFRKLLTNKRDDYTNYVIVPHFLEGGENAHEIINTIPKEKLLLLDQTIPGVEGSYAAVYEDFEKDIYSALEQAVEELSKYNTIKIIFPEYTYHPRQILQGFYRFCNQHAFNYDVVADLNRNDIAEGEAYITLMEHDLVVLVEKILETSLEVGKQVGVISYNETPLKKIILDGITTISTDFHAMGAKAAELILTKSTEHFATPFYLNKRASL; encoded by the coding sequence ATGGCATCTGAAAATATATACCGGCTTATTGCCATAGATGAATATGCAGTTACACCAAAATACCTGCAGTTGACCAATTCTATTATAAAAGCCATTGAAGAAAAAAAACTACTTAAAGATTATGTGTTGCCTTCAATTAACGACCTGAGCTTTGAACTGGATATATCGAGAGATACCGCTGAAAAGGCTTACCGACATTTGAAAAAACTTGGGATCATCGGTTCTGTGCCGGGTAAAGGCTATTTCATTTTGAAGACCGATGTACAACAGCCCATTAAGATATTCCTGCTGTTTAATAAATTAAGTACACACAAGAAAATCATTTACGATGCCTTTGTTGAAAGCATCGGCGAAGATGCTGTGATTGATTTTTACATCTACAACAACGACTTTGCATTGTTTAGAAAACTGCTGACCAACAAGAGAGACGATTACACCAACTACGTAATAGTGCCGCATTTTTTAGAAGGTGGTGAAAACGCGCATGAGATCATTAATACCATACCAAAAGAAAAATTGCTGTTACTGGACCAGACTATTCCCGGTGTAGAAGGAAGTTACGCGGCCGTATATGAAGATTTTGAAAAAGATATATACAGTGCACTGGAACAGGCAGTGGAGGAACTAAGCAAATACAACACCATTAAAATAATCTTCCCGGAGTACACATACCACCCGCGGCAGATATTACAGGGCTTCTACAGGTTTTGCAACCAACATGCTTTTAATTATGATGTAGTGGCAGACCTGAACAGGAACGACATTGCGGAAGGCGAAGCCTATATAACTTTAATGGAACACGACCTGGTTGTACTGGTGGAAAAAATTCTCGAAACATCACTGGAAGTTGGAAAACAGGTGGGTGTTATTTCCTATAATGAAACACCACTGAAAAAAATTATACTGGATGGCATAACAACCATCTCCACAGATTTTCATGCAATGGGCGCTAAAGCTGCTGAATTAATTCTTACAAAATCTACCGAACATTTTGCCACCCCTTTTTACCTTAACAAGCGCGCCTCACTATAA